In a single window of the Cupriavidus sp. P-10 genome:
- a CDS encoding 2,5-dihydroxypyridine 5,6-dioxygenase has translation MPVSDYDLTAAWKQVLTLSKLQPGQTVTVLTGAATHPQTLRTAMVAAQSMGAIVNRLDLPPVNGEKALSRDALAYLGTTPLTGNPAAIAALKASDLVLDLMTLLFSPEQHEILSGGTKILLAVEPPEVLARLVPTEADRARVKAATERLGRAREMHIVSDAGMDLRCRLGEFPAISEYGFVDEPGRWDHWPSGFVLTWPDEGGTNGTIVLDRGDILLPMKSYLQAPIRITVEAGYVRRIEGGVDAELLADYMASFNDPEAYAMSHIGWGLQPRASWSALAMYDREATIGMDARAYEGNFLCSFGPNNEAGGSRTTACHIDIPVRHCTVSLDGEPVVVRGKVMDGHHAPAASLYKADKDSRHG, from the coding sequence ATGCCCGTAAGCGATTACGACCTGACCGCGGCGTGGAAGCAGGTGCTGACGCTGTCCAAGCTGCAGCCGGGGCAGACCGTCACCGTGCTGACCGGCGCGGCCACGCACCCGCAGACGCTGCGCACGGCGATGGTGGCGGCGCAGTCGATGGGCGCCATCGTCAACCGGCTCGACCTGCCGCCGGTCAATGGCGAGAAGGCGCTCAGCCGCGACGCGCTGGCCTATCTCGGCACCACGCCGCTGACCGGCAACCCGGCAGCGATCGCCGCGTTGAAAGCAAGCGACCTGGTGCTGGACCTGATGACGCTGCTGTTCTCGCCCGAGCAGCACGAGATCCTGTCCGGCGGCACAAAAATCCTGCTGGCGGTGGAGCCGCCCGAAGTGCTGGCGCGGCTGGTGCCGACCGAGGCCGACCGCGCCCGCGTCAAGGCTGCCACCGAGCGGCTGGGCCGCGCGCGCGAGATGCATATCGTGTCTGACGCCGGCATGGACCTGCGCTGCCGCCTGGGTGAATTCCCCGCGATCAGCGAGTACGGCTTTGTCGACGAGCCCGGCCGTTGGGACCACTGGCCGAGCGGCTTCGTGCTGACCTGGCCGGACGAGGGCGGTACCAACGGCACCATCGTGCTGGACCGCGGCGACATCCTGCTGCCGATGAAGTCCTATCTGCAGGCGCCGATCCGCATCACGGTCGAGGCCGGCTACGTGCGCCGCATCGAAGGCGGTGTCGATGCCGAGCTGCTGGCCGACTATATGGCCTCGTTCAACGACCCGGAAGCGTATGCGATGTCGCATATCGGCTGGGGCCTGCAGCCGCGCGCAAGCTGGTCGGCGCTGGCGATGTACGACCGCGAGGCCACCATCGGCATGGACGCGCGCGCCTACGAAGGCAATTTCCTGTGCTCGTTCGGCCCCAACAACGAAGCAGGCGGCAGTCGCACCACCGCCTGCCATATCGATATCCCGGTGCGCCACTGCACGGTCAGCCTCGACGGTGAGCCGGTGGTGGTGCGCGGCAAGGTGATGGACGGGCACCATGCTCCCGCCGCATCGCTCTACAAGGCAGACAAGGACTCTCGCCATGGATGA
- a CDS encoding N-carbamoylsarcosine amidohydrolase, whose translation MDDAVQTYQRQGFGASMELKAPYGLLIIDFVNGFADPAVFGGGNIPEAIRNTQPLLRAAREQGWPVAHSRIVFADDDSDHNIFTLKVPGMLTLKEDGHNSQIVPELAPAPGELVVRKTVPSAFFGTSLAAWLTQRGVQTLLVAGCVTSGCVRASVVDAMSLGFRPLVVSDCVGDRAIGPHDANLFDMAQKYATVLTRDEALAQVAGEGEGEGARAAA comes from the coding sequence ATGGATGACGCAGTGCAGACCTACCAGCGCCAGGGCTTCGGCGCGTCGATGGAACTCAAGGCGCCGTATGGCCTGCTGATCATCGACTTCGTCAACGGCTTTGCCGACCCGGCGGTATTCGGCGGCGGCAATATCCCCGAAGCCATCCGCAACACCCAGCCGCTGTTGCGCGCCGCGCGCGAGCAGGGCTGGCCGGTGGCGCACAGCCGCATCGTGTTCGCCGACGACGACAGCGACCACAATATCTTCACGCTGAAGGTGCCCGGCATGCTGACGCTGAAGGAAGACGGCCACAACAGCCAGATCGTGCCCGAGCTGGCGCCCGCGCCGGGCGAACTGGTGGTGCGCAAGACGGTGCCGTCGGCGTTCTTCGGCACCTCGCTGGCGGCGTGGCTGACGCAGCGCGGCGTGCAGACGCTGCTGGTGGCGGGCTGCGTGACCAGCGGCTGCGTGCGCGCCAGCGTGGTCGATGCGATGTCGCTGGGCTTCCGTCCGCTGGTGGTGTCCGACTGCGTGGGCGACCGCGCCATCGGCCCGCACGATGCCAACCTGTTCGACATGGCGCAGAAGTACGCGACCGTGCTCACGCGCGACGAAGCGCTGGCGCAAGTGGCGGGCGAGGGTGAGGGTGAAGGCGCTCGCGCCGCCGCCTGA